CTGAGATCGGATCACTGTCATGCACCAGAGCCAACAGCATTTAGCATAGAGGGGTTACTTGTACATATACTgatatcattttaaataaatgtttgctgtatttaatatgagcatccCCCACTGTAACAGTATGTTATGTATatattgtctgtgaaggttctcagtcatccaggtcatcgtagtcaaaggagtttgcaaagaaaagcgtctggacttctttaagttgcttgaagacgtttcttcaaggataaaggtcactctttcgaggatgccaatgttcacattttggacagagaggacagatggtttgaaagaggagtgaaagaggccatctatgtccactgtgagcgaccatctttgaacagaggcggtggtttacgacaccaactgtctgccatctataatccagttttgagttccctccccagacgccttaacgcccactcacatcctgggccatctgacctcaggaattcacatgacaaggtggggccaggtttcacaatgagctcacccgaaaccctggctgattaggtcccacacccgctttcacacctgggcgcatgtgattagaggatcaccagggggtcctttgtccctccttggggggatactcccactgggtttaaatctgggactctcggccatttgaccttagacctgaagaagcttctcggatgagaggtgaaacgtcttcaagcaacttaaagaagtccagacgcttttctttgcaaactcctttatGTATATATTATTACTAACAATTGACTCTATCATGCctctcaaaggaaaaaaaaaatcacgttaAAGGTTTGCTTAAAATAAattaagtgcattttatttaaaaaaaattaaataacagttttttattatttataaaaagaCTTCGATTTTATTCTTtgacaatataaaaacagaaaaacgatAAAAGTCACACAGTTTTACAAAAACTGTGTATCCAAATGTAAcatctgcattttttaaaaagttaattcTGTATCCGAATATGTCAAATACTCTTACTGCAATAAATTAATCACAGTGGCAAAATATTCCTTTATAGTCTGCTCGTCATGTCTGTTTGGCCTTCTGTATGGGAGCAGGGACATTAACTACATTATGCAGGAACTCGTACAACAGCTTGGCATTGTTAGCGTTTCCGAGTATTTCCGCCAACTTGTCCTGGCTGATTTTTGCTAAGTCGACCAAGCTGTCTGCGTTTTTTATAAGAGCCCTGTAGTTTTTTGTGTTGACCCCAGGCATTTTCATCAGGAAGTCATAAGGTCCGGGATTGTAGaggtctgctgattcacccacaGTGTCTGACTCGGCCGTTACCGCCTGGGCTGCTGCGGCGTCAGGTTCGGGCTGGCCTCGCTTTAGTTCCAGGAAGAGCTCGGCTGTGGCGTGCGGGGAGGGGCACCACAGTATACGTAGCCGGGGGAAGTGTAACGTAAGCAAGGTGAGCTTTGAAGAAACATCATTTGATGAAATCTCGTGACGGAAATCTGAGCGGGCCATTAGGGAAAATGGCTTAGCTGGGTCAAACTCGATGAGCAGCACAGGTTTCTTGTAGTAGCGGGTCATTGAGAGGCACTGGGTGTAGAGGCGGCCGCTCTGCAGCGAGCCAATCAGGTCGCTGACGCTTTTGCGCTCGACGCATGTGTCCGGCGTCAGAATGTAGTCGCCTACTTCAAGGGTGACCGGCTCAATGTCCAGTCCGCGGCGGTGGAGCAAGGATGGCAGTTCACTCCGGAACTCGCGCATGTCCACAATGACTCGTGAGGGCTCTGTGGGCTGCTCCTGGCCACCTGGTTATTGGACAAAAAACggatataaaaacacaaaccattCCAATGCATCGTGAAGACGATTTAGCACACAAAGGAGAGAAAAATCAACAATGCATAACAACAGAGACTTGCCTGCTTTGCGGGTGTTGGTGGTGGCATTGGCGGGATCTAGATTCCTAGCAAGGTCTAGGTTGGTGTCTTCTCGCCCTTCTCTCTCCTCTGGGATCACCATAGTAGCTTTTTCCCTAAACAagaacacaaaaacaagaaatggtGAGCAAATGACCCTCAACAAAGTACACTGCACCCGCTTAACGCAAGAGAAACAGCTCTGACCTGATGAGGTGTTCAAAAGCCTTCTTTTCCTTAGACAGAGCCGTCAGGTACTTCTGTTCTTCGGTCGAGCCACCATAGATGAGGAAGTACACCCTAAGTTGCTTTCCAGGCCGGTTAGCTTTGTAGATCTCAAGCTGGCGCACAAAACTCAGCTCGGCATCGTAAAGCACCACAAAGCTAGGCTCCACCTCATGGAGAACCCGGGTCAGACTGTGGGGATCGGTGCAGCCTTTCAGCGGGTGAATGACAGTCAGCGGTTCCTTCAGGACGCCATAATAAGCATCTGATGACAAGTCTAGCTTGAGCTGCTCTTCCTCGCCTCCGTCTTCATCCGTCAGTTCATCCTCATCTCCGCTGCTGCCCATGACTGCCGCTTCGCCTGTCTCCTCCTTCCCCACCATCTGGGTCAGAGTCAAGGACGGTCTGCTTTTGCCTTTTGTcgtctttgcattttttttctgcgCAGGTTGCTTTCCCTTCGTTCCTTTTTTGACCGGACCCTTTCCCTTTTGTTCCAAATCCAGTTCTAAGGCGCCCAGTGCAGCAGAGTCCCGTTTCCCGATCGTGCGGTGGTAGAGCCGGTTGAGCAGCCAGTCGGAGCCGTGCTTGATGTACTGCTGCAGCTGAGCACAGGTCCGGTCGTCACTGGCACAAATCAGGACTCGACCTGAGGGAGGAATATAAGGCAGTTAGAGAAAGATAGATCTTTACAGAGAGATTGTcagattataaaaaaaatataaaaatgtaaggaTTCGGAAAACAATATTCCCCTGAAAGACTAAAAACTACTTTAATGTAAGCTGACAATGAAAAGCgaagctttttttatttaaaacaataataataatattaataaaataacaaataacatgAAAGGTATGGATTGTGGCAGGTGCTTTCCACGTCACCAAAGCAGCATATTTAGGCCTTGAACTGGTGCATCTAAAGTGAGCTCACACAGAATCCTAACAATGGGGCTAAGGCCAAAGATTTTCCCGCTTCGAAAGCCAGTGTGTCCACGGGGGATAAAGAGGCCTACTCTATATTCTGCAATTGACCCAAATTCTGGTGGACTACTTTCCTCAGTGTGTACAGGTGTACAGTCAAGTACTGTGCAGCTTCAAAGCAGAACCACAACACAGTGAAGCAGGACAAATCAGCCCACCCTGAGGATGACTTTGTAAAATGCCAGCTGTGGCTCATGGTTTTCTtgctgctaaaaataaataaataaataaaaataagaggaACACTTTTTAATATAGTACTGAGTGAGTTATACttctgggatattgatctgctcagtttattagcagagggggttgttaatcagtttcaaGATCATGGAAGAGATTCCAGGAGTCTTACtggaggagagctggacagggccgTAGAAGGTCCTTATAACATCAGCAGGACCattatctgctcctttgtgcaaagAGGAACAGGAGAAGTGCCAGAGCTACGAAATGTAGCTTAAGGGCATCCTTTAGTGGGCTCCATGTCACTGCCTGGCACttgccatagaataccagaattggcaGGTCCACTGGCAAGTGGAGGCAATATAAACTATTGAGTACTATTTTGAGTTGCTTTCAGCAGATTGCATTAGCCTGCAACATCATTTGATTTTCAGGGTTTGTTTGAATTCAGCCCTTTGTAGACTgatatttttcatttccatcaaacgATGGCATCCTTCCAGTCTTAACATATTACCCAATCTGTATCAGTATAGATTTCAAGCATGATTTTTTTGCCCCATTGAGctttgatgtgttttcaaagtgttacATTTTTGGCAGTGTAGATTTCAAACGAGGAGTTTTACCGTCggctaaaatttaaaaaaatctatagaTCTTTACAAATGACAACAACACTAccttttaaaaatcaaatcgTATTATAGAAAATCATTTTCAGATTCATTCATGATGACACTGTAACAGTTGAACATCACCGAGGTCTAACCTGGCTCATGCTGAGAGCTCTTGTTCTCCCTCTCAATCTCCTCCAGGACCTCAGTCAGAGCCTCCCACTTTGGGCTATTCTCCAGCACCAGCTCCCGCTTCACCTCTGAAACCCACACACAGACTGAGCAGTTAGTCATGCTAGCATGAATACACAGACAAGTTCTACTCTGATATCACCATATCAGAGATTGGCATACTGGTCAGTTACCTGAGGCAGAGGATGGCTTCTGTTTCTCTGCCTCTACTCCCACTTTAAGTTTCTTTTTGCTCTCGGGAATACGGTAGACTCTGCTCCTAGCGTTCACAAACATGGATGTACTGGAGTCCAGAAAGAGCCAACCTGATGGTAACAGCAAGGTTGAATGCAAAGAATTACAATTAATTTAGACATTTTAAACTCTTAATTGCCTCCAATCCGGCATTTAGGGGCAGTCAAATAAATGTAGTTTACCCGAATTAGAGCCAAAGATCTTTTGGCTGGAGTGCAACGACTCAAGGAGATTGAGGAAGGTGATGCAGTCATACTGGGTTAGGTAGAGCAGGAGGACTCTCAGCACCTTCAGATCCTGAACCAGTGCTTTGGTCTTTGCTCCCAGCTGATGCCACAAGGGGTCCAGATAGTGACGGATAGTCTGAATGGGAGTACGGCAAAGCATACAATTGAACTCACCTACAACCAGAGGTGTGTTTTTCTAACTCTCCTATCAGGGGAAGTCACACAGATGTGCTCCAGCTTATTCAGCCTGCAGGACGTGGCACCATTCATTATAAAAGAACTCAGTTCCTCACAGAACAGTGAACATCTTTACCTCTCACGGCCTCGCTCGGATGCTCTTTCCATATCCAATCATGCCACTGACCTGTTGCCAATTGACCTAATTAGTTGTGGGATCATACTGTATTTGTaccattttcaatttaaatttaaGAGGGTTTAAATGGATTGCAAATCGTTTTGCAGTGTCCTGAATTTTCTTTTAGAAACTGGGTTCTCATAAACGCTgtaataacatttaacatgcaaaTTAAAGAAGCTCATCTCAACCTGCTTTTTTCTCGGTGCAATTACCATAAGccttcttaaaaaacaaaaaaatcctccTTTAATAATTTAATCAAAACTGTTTTCACGCACTGAGGTAAAATTTGTCAAGGCAGCTTAAATGTGTCGTATATGTTAGTAACACACTGTGAAACCTTTTCAAAAGAATTCCCCAGCGTGTTCTCCAGCGAGAGGTCCTCAGCCTCTAGAGTGGGGTTGTAGCGTTTCAGCTCCTTTAAACAGGCGGTCATGATGTCCAGGATGGAGCTCTGGATGGCCCTCATGGCTGGAGTTAAGGACACATGAAGCTCCACCACTTCTGGTTTGTGCCTGTCCAGTGCTGTGTTCACTGATGCTTGAAACCTGAGtgcaaaggttaaaaaaaaaagtagtagtAAAAGAAGTATTATAAATGTTACtacaacaacaaaatacacaagaaaaaacATCTACAGTGAAGTAGTTTGACAGTACCTGGGCCACAAGTAGAGCTTCTTGACAAAGAGGTTTCTCATTACGCGCTCCACTTGGCAGAAGCCCGAGGAGAAAGCCGTGGCCTTGTCAGTGAAGGCCTTAATGAAGCCCGTCTTATTCTTTTGTCTGAACAGACGCAGGATGAAGGCCTCCTGGCATGACTCAATGATTTTATGGGCACGATAAACCAGAATGCCTAAAGGGAGCGGAACAAATAGACAGTGAAGGTAGAGCCTGAATAATATATCAGCTGGCTGTTAGTTGTTTGATTTTTAGTGACTTTGTCACCTGATAAGTTTGATTTTTCATGCTCATTGTGGTTTATGCAAAACTGAAATGGCTAAAGTCAAGTTTTCCAAGTTGGTTTTCTTCACAGACCAACTAATGGAGCTGACTGTTCTACTGAGTGAGGCCTGTAATCCTGGAGCAGCTACAAAGCAAACAACAGGGTTTC
The Oreochromis aureus strain Israel breed Guangdong linkage group 8, ZZ_aureus, whole genome shotgun sequence DNA segment above includes these coding regions:
- the ercc4 gene encoding DNA repair endonuclease XPF; the encoded protein is MAGPLLEFETEMFLSLFGSDGLLVTAEGLGIDRILLQFLRVYSEPGSLVLLLNTTTPEQEYFTEQLRVEGVTHLPRTVTSDVQSTERYNVYTEGGVLFVTSRILVVDFLTDRIPTHLITGILVYRAHKIIESCQEAFILRLFRQKNKTGFIKAFTDKATAFSSGFCQVERVMRNLFVKKLYLWPRFQASVNTALDRHKPEVVELHVSLTPAMRAIQSSILDIMTACLKELKRYNPTLEAEDLSLENTLGNSFEKTIRHYLDPLWHQLGAKTKALVQDLKVLRVLLLYLTQYDCITFLNLLESLHSSQKIFGSNSGWLFLDSSTSMFVNARSRVYRIPESKKKLKVGVEAEKQKPSSASEVKRELVLENSPKWEALTEVLEEIERENKSSQHEPGRVLICASDDRTCAQLQQYIKHGSDWLLNRLYHRTIGKRDSAALGALELDLEQKGKGPVKKGTKGKQPAQKKNAKTTKGKSRPSLTLTQMVGKEETGEAAVMGSSGDEDELTDEDGGEEEQLKLDLSSDAYYGVLKEPLTVIHPLKGCTDPHSLTRVLHEVEPSFVVLYDAELSFVRQLEIYKANRPGKQLRVYFLIYGGSTEEQKYLTALSKEKKAFEHLIREKATMVIPEEREGREDTNLDLARNLDPANATTNTRKAGGQEQPTEPSRVIVDMREFRSELPSLLHRRGLDIEPVTLEVGDYILTPDTCVERKSVSDLIGSLQSGRLYTQCLSMTRYYKKPVLLIEFDPAKPFSLMARSDFRHEISSNDVSSKLTLLTLHFPRLRILWCPSPHATAELFLELKRGQPEPDAAAAQAVTAESDTVGESADLYNPGPYDFLMKMPGVNTKNYRALIKNADSLVDLAKISQDKLAEILGNANNAKLLYEFLHNVVNVPAPIQKAKQT